One segment of Desulfosudis oleivorans Hxd3 DNA contains the following:
- the hmcD gene encoding sulfate respiration complex protein HmcD: MEGTIHTLHEFMLKTESITYILIVFGLIGITLFWRFLTERDDGE, from the coding sequence ATGGAAGGCACGATTCACACCCTGCATGAGTTCATGCTGAAAACCGAGAGCATCACCTACATTCTTATTGTTTTCGGACTGATCGGCATCACCCTGTTCTGGCGGTTTTTAACGGAACGGGACGACGGGGAGTAA
- the hmcC gene encoding sulfate respiration complex protein HmcC — MSHDISAARGRLLTPFNMISGIILLIGVVLTIVRFTGGLSAMTNLSHNNPWGIWIGFDLLVGVALAAGGYVTSAAVYVFGMKKYHSAVRPAVLTGFLGYALVVVALHYDVGRPWRLPYPFAISPGTTSLLFEVGACVALYLTVLFLEFSPAALEWLGLRRARNLAVKLTMLLTIFGVVLSTLHQSSLGALFLIAPSKLHPLWYTPYLPTYFFISSIIAGLSMVIFESSLSHRYLHHKMDETHLKEADGVVLGFGRAASLVLFGYFIIKVIGVASGDLWHYLATGYGAWFLVEMLGFVALPSLLYAIGAREKNIRLIRWTSVLAVLGIILNRFNVSLIAFNWHLPADQRYFPSLSEIGVSLFLVTLGVLAYRFIASHMPILYEHPEYAEHEAPEAQKATGHHH; from the coding sequence ATGTCACACGATATTTCGGCTGCGCGCGGCCGGTTGCTCACCCCGTTCAACATGATTTCCGGCATCATTCTGCTGATCGGCGTGGTTCTGACCATCGTCCGGTTTACCGGCGGGTTGAGCGCCATGACCAATCTTTCCCACAACAACCCGTGGGGCATCTGGATCGGCTTTGACCTGCTGGTGGGTGTGGCCCTGGCCGCCGGCGGCTATGTCACCTCCGCCGCCGTCTATGTCTTCGGTATGAAGAAATACCATTCCGCGGTGCGGCCGGCGGTACTCACCGGTTTTCTGGGATACGCCCTGGTGGTGGTGGCTCTGCACTACGACGTGGGCCGGCCCTGGCGCCTGCCCTACCCTTTTGCCATCTCACCGGGCACCACGTCGCTGCTCTTCGAGGTGGGCGCCTGTGTGGCCCTTTACCTCACCGTCCTGTTTCTGGAGTTCTCCCCGGCGGCCCTGGAGTGGCTGGGCCTTCGCCGTGCCCGCAACCTGGCGGTCAAGCTCACCATGCTGCTGACCATCTTCGGCGTGGTGCTTTCCACCCTTCACCAGTCCTCCCTGGGGGCACTGTTTCTGATCGCGCCGTCCAAGCTCCACCCCCTGTGGTACACGCCCTACCTGCCCACCTACTTTTTCATATCCAGTATTATTGCCGGCCTTTCCATGGTGATTTTTGAAAGTTCGCTGTCCCACCGGTATCTTCATCACAAGATGGACGAAACCCACCTGAAAGAGGCCGACGGCGTGGTGCTGGGCTTCGGCAGGGCAGCCTCCCTGGTGTTGTTCGGTTATTTTATCATCAAAGTCATCGGGGTGGCCAGCGGCGATCTCTGGCACTACCTGGCCACCGGTTACGGGGCATGGTTCCTGGTGGAGATGCTGGGCTTTGTGGCCCTGCCCTCTCTTTTGTACGCCATCGGCGCGCGTGAGAAAAACATCCGCCTGATCCGGTGGACCTCGGTTTTGGCCGTACTGGGGATTATCCTGAACCGTTTCAATGTCAGCCTGATCGCCTTTAACTGGCACCTGCCGGCGGACCAGCGGTACTTCCCCTCCTTGAGCGAGATCGGGGTATCTCTCTTTCTCGTGACCCTGGGTGTGCTGGCCTACCGGTTCATCGCCAGCCACATGCCGATTCTGTACGAACACCCGGAATATGCCGAACACGAGGCGCCGGAAGCCCAGAAGGCGACGGGGCACCACCATTAA